The following proteins are encoded in a genomic region of Flammeovirga pectinis:
- a CDS encoding thymidine kinase → MFVEPRFQDRTEEKRIGWIEVVCGSMFSGKTEELIRRVNRATIAKQVVHIFKPAVDTRYHEENVVSHNANSIISTPVKTAREITQYVSENEVIAIDEAQFFDNTLVDVCVELANAGHRILVCGLDMDFQGKPFEPMPQLMAIAEYVTKLHAICVNCGEPALYSYRLTASEEQVLLGETDSYEARCRKCYQEGMTSRGSNS, encoded by the coding sequence ATGTTTGTAGAACCTAGATTTCAAGACCGTACTGAAGAAAAAAGAATTGGATGGATTGAAGTAGTGTGTGGCTCAATGTTCTCTGGCAAAACTGAAGAGTTAATTCGTCGAGTAAACAGAGCTACAATTGCTAAGCAAGTTGTTCATATTTTTAAACCTGCAGTAGATACCCGTTACCACGAAGAAAATGTTGTTTCGCACAATGCAAACTCAATAATTTCAACTCCAGTGAAGACTGCAAGGGAAATTACACAATATGTTAGCGAAAATGAAGTTATAGCTATTGACGAGGCACAATTTTTCGATAACACTTTGGTAGATGTTTGTGTAGAGTTGGCTAATGCTGGTCATCGTATTCTTGTTTGCGGTTTAGATATGGATTTTCAAGGAAAACCTTTCGAACCAATGCCACAATTAATGGCAATTGCAGAATATGTAACAAAATTGCACGCTATTTGTGTTAATTGTGGTGAGCCTGCATTGTACTCTTACAGACTAACGGCATCAGAAGAACAAGTTTTATTAGGTGAAACAGATTCTTATGAAGCAAGGTGTCGGAAATGTTATCAAGAAGGTATGACTTCTCGTGGCTCAAATTCTTGA
- a CDS encoding sensor histidine kinase: MPFSNKLDQPHMVVRVLLIDDDEDDYIITEDILDDIPYRNYELDWVSNFDDAISIINHGVHDVYIVDYLLGAKSGLDLIIEALKDSKHKPFILLTGQGDVRVDEKAMTVGASDYLVKGQMTPQQLERAIRHSILHSRHLNHISELNEKLEQRVQDRTRQLDKAIKTLQRSNEDLELQISERKKAEEELLKSQAIYKIIAHNFPYGIIAVLDENLKYLFADGTGFKELELDAHKIIGAQFFQFLRKNDPSKAKEYDARFELAKSVIDSGEEQIFDFDYKDLNYSVIVVPIKNSRKQTKQVLVVMLNITQQRKAESEIKKSLQKERELSELKSRFVSMASHEFRTPLSTIMSSVSLISRYTSEEYHEKRNKHIKRIKSSVNNLTQILNDFLSISKLEEGKSLVHKSTIKVDNFIEGLCDEMSPVKKQGQKIIIKHTGDMLIKTDSQILKNIIINLLSNAIKYSGHGSKIWVDSCIDEKNLLITIKDEGMGIPEKDQVHLFDRFFRAENAMNIQGTGLGLNIVNKYLEMLHGKISFESIEDKGTTFSITIPKKIILDEKDTTHRG, translated from the coding sequence ATGCCTTTTTCGAATAAATTAGATCAACCACATATGGTCGTCAGAGTACTACTGATTGACGATGATGAGGATGATTATATCATTACAGAAGATATTCTGGATGATATCCCCTATCGAAACTATGAACTGGATTGGGTGTCTAATTTTGATGATGCTATTTCTATCATCAATCATGGTGTACATGATGTTTACATTGTTGATTATCTACTTGGAGCTAAAAGTGGCTTAGATCTAATAATAGAAGCCTTAAAAGACAGTAAACACAAGCCTTTTATCCTTCTTACTGGACAAGGAGATGTTAGGGTTGATGAAAAAGCAATGACTGTTGGTGCTTCAGATTATTTAGTGAAAGGTCAGATGACGCCCCAACAATTAGAGAGGGCTATTAGGCACAGTATTCTACACAGTAGGCACTTAAACCATATTAGTGAGCTGAACGAAAAGTTAGAGCAAAGAGTACAAGACCGTACAAGGCAGTTAGATAAAGCTATTAAAACTTTACAACGTTCTAACGAAGATCTTGAGTTACAAATAAGCGAAAGGAAAAAAGCTGAAGAAGAACTCTTAAAGAGTCAGGCTATTTATAAAATAATTGCTCATAACTTCCCTTATGGTATCATTGCCGTTTTAGATGAAAATCTAAAATATTTATTTGCTGATGGAACAGGATTTAAAGAATTAGAGCTTGATGCCCATAAAATTATTGGTGCTCAATTTTTTCAATTTCTTAGAAAGAATGATCCTAGTAAAGCAAAAGAATATGATGCAAGATTTGAACTTGCTAAGTCTGTAATTGATTCTGGTGAAGAACAGATTTTTGATTTTGATTATAAGGACCTCAATTATTCTGTAATTGTTGTTCCAATTAAGAATAGTAGAAAGCAAACAAAACAAGTTTTAGTGGTAATGCTAAACATTACACAGCAACGTAAAGCTGAATCTGAAATTAAAAAATCTTTACAAAAAGAACGTGAGTTAAGTGAGTTAAAAAGTAGGTTTGTTTCTATGGCATCGCATGAGTTTAGAACACCTCTAAGCACAATAATGTCGTCGGTTTCTTTAATTTCTAGGTATACTTCTGAAGAATATCACGAAAAAAGGAATAAACATATCAAACGTATCAAATCAAGCGTTAACAATCTTACACAAATCTTGAATGATTTCCTTTCTATTAGTAAATTAGAGGAAGGAAAATCATTGGTACACAAATCAACTATAAAAGTTGATAATTTTATTGAAGGGTTATGTGATGAAATGTCTCCTGTTAAAAAGCAAGGACAAAAAATCATTATAAAACACACTGGCGATATGTTGATAAAAACAGATTCTCAGATTCTTAAAAATATTATTATCAACTTACTTTCAAATGCTATAAAATATTCCGGACACGGAAGTAAAATATGGGTTGATAGCTGTATAGATGAAAAAAATCTGTTGATAACAATTAAAGACGAAGGAATGGGAATTCCTGAAAAAGATCAGGTACATTTATTTGATCGTTTCTTTAGAGCTGAAAATGCAATGAATATTCAAGGTACTGGCCTTGGATTGAATATAGTTAACAAATATCTTGAAATGCTTCATGGGAAAATATCTTTTGAGAGTATTGAAGATAAAGGCACAACATTCTCAATTACAATACCGAAAAAAATAATATTAGATGAAAAAGATACTACTCATAGAGGATAA
- a CDS encoding response regulator, with protein MSLSDYPMTILYADDDPEDRMLTQEAFEESKLASNLIFVEDGEELMEYLNHKGKFSDTEKYPRPDLILLDLNMPKKDGRECLKEIKLDESLKKIPVVVLTTSNDEEDVLKTYNLGVSSFITKPVTFDSMVDIVKSLNQYWFQIVRLPN; from the coding sequence ATGTCATTATCAGATTATCCTATGACAATACTTTACGCAGATGACGATCCAGAAGATCGGATGCTCACACAAGAAGCATTCGAGGAGAGTAAACTTGCATCTAACTTAATATTTGTAGAAGACGGTGAGGAACTTATGGAGTATTTAAATCACAAAGGAAAATTTAGTGATACAGAAAAATACCCAAGACCAGACCTTATTCTTTTAGATTTAAATATGCCTAAAAAAGATGGCAGAGAATGTTTAAAAGAAATTAAATTAGATGAATCTTTAAAAAAGATACCTGTTGTTGTATTAACAACATCTAATGATGAAGAAGATGTGCTAAAAACTTATAACTTAGGGGTTAGCTCATTTATTACAAAACCTGTAACCTTTGATTCAATGGTTGACATTGTTAAATCATTAAATCAATATTGGTTTCAAATAGTGCGATTACCGAATTAA
- the miaA gene encoding tRNA (adenosine(37)-N6)-dimethylallyltransferase MiaA gives MSNKEKVLIVVVGPTAVGKTDFCVQLAKKLATEVVYADSRQFFKEMQIGTARPTVEEMLNVPHYFVGHLSIKDEYSFGHYEKDALKLLDHLFLKHDFVILSGGSGMYVDAVTKGIDPMPTSNDEIRAHLNQRHKDEGLAPLLKELEIKDPEYYQKVDRANYQRVIRALEVIEITGEKYSSQRKEYVAERSFKILKLGLDRDRQELYDRINLRMDLMLDNGLLKEVESLLPYKDKNALQTVGYKEIFDFWDGKHDWDTAVELLKRNSRRYAKKQLSWFRRDASTHWINPSELDKALEIIKNFD, from the coding sequence ATGTCAAATAAAGAAAAAGTCTTAATAGTTGTAGTTGGTCCTACTGCTGTTGGAAAAACAGATTTTTGTGTTCAACTGGCTAAAAAATTAGCTACTGAAGTTGTATATGCTGACTCTAGACAATTTTTTAAGGAGATGCAAATTGGTACTGCTCGCCCAACTGTAGAAGAGATGCTAAATGTACCACATTATTTTGTTGGACATCTATCTATAAAAGATGAATATAGCTTTGGACATTATGAAAAAGATGCGTTAAAATTATTAGATCATCTTTTCTTAAAACATGACTTTGTAATTTTATCTGGAGGCTCTGGAATGTATGTTGATGCCGTTACAAAAGGTATTGATCCTATGCCTACAAGTAATGATGAGATTAGAGCTCATTTAAATCAAAGACATAAAGACGAAGGATTAGCTCCTTTACTAAAAGAACTTGAAATAAAAGATCCTGAATATTATCAAAAAGTTGATAGAGCAAATTATCAACGTGTTATCAGAGCATTAGAGGTGATAGAAATTACTGGTGAGAAATATTCATCACAAAGAAAAGAATATGTTGCTGAACGTTCTTTCAAAATTTTAAAATTAGGATTAGACAGAGATAGACAAGAACTCTATGATCGTATTAATTTAAGAATGGACTTGATGCTTGATAATGGACTTTTAAAAGAAGTTGAAAGCTTACTACCTTATAAAGATAAAAATGCCTTACAAACTGTAGGCTATAAAGAAATATTTGATTTTTGGGACGGAAAACATGATTGGGATACGGCTGTTGAGCTACTAAAAAGAAATAGTAGAAGATATGCTAAAAAACAATTAAGTTGGTTTAGAAGAGATGCATCTACCCATTGGATTAACCCTTCTGAATTGGATAAAGCCCTAGAAATAATTAAAAACTTTGATTAA
- a CDS encoding YkgJ family cysteine cluster protein: MNTTKLSTKSILPLTCSRSGSCCFGKAVMLNPWELLSFSKEKKITAKEFRNLYCEFGGIRLIFNGKADKKGQKACSQYVDNFGCSVHLGRPLACRLYPLGRQIQFDKAHYIYEGKQFPCLTDCAEVLDLPQLSVGEYLKGQKAEPFEIAQDEYLKVMQSIADIGFELLLDTGLAASGDTKTLAAWRTIGNEKPEVLAQRIGSEWLDYLMIPQITDESNDPVTFAQKHNDLLLDKIQEQFGGLETFQEVHEASVLLIAVALHLSRGLGADTKGIAEHWIETAKSHGAKE, encoded by the coding sequence ATGAATACAACTAAACTAAGTACTAAAAGTATATTACCACTTACCTGTTCTAGATCAGGATCTTGTTGTTTTGGCAAAGCGGTAATGCTTAACCCATGGGAATTACTAAGTTTCAGTAAAGAGAAAAAAATTACAGCTAAAGAATTTCGTAATCTTTACTGTGAGTTTGGTGGTATTCGATTAATCTTTAATGGTAAGGCTGATAAAAAAGGGCAAAAAGCATGTAGTCAATATGTAGATAATTTTGGATGTAGTGTTCACTTAGGTCGCCCATTAGCTTGTCGCCTTTATCCATTAGGTAGACAAATTCAATTTGATAAGGCTCACTATATTTATGAAGGAAAACAATTTCCTTGTTTAACAGATTGTGCTGAAGTTCTAGATTTACCTCAACTTAGTGTAGGTGAATATTTAAAAGGGCAAAAAGCAGAACCATTTGAAATTGCTCAAGATGAATATTTAAAAGTAATGCAAAGTATTGCTGATATTGGGTTCGAACTACTCTTAGATACAGGGTTAGCTGCATCAGGAGACACAAAAACATTAGCAGCTTGGCGAACAATAGGCAATGAAAAGCCTGAGGTATTAGCCCAAAGAATAGGCTCTGAATGGTTAGACTATTTGATGATTCCACAAATAACAGATGAAAGTAATGACCCCGTTACCTTTGCTCAAAAACACAATGACTTACTACTAGATAAAATACAAGAGCAATTTGGAGGTCTAGAAACCTTTCAAGAAGTACACGAGGCTTCTGTCCTTTTAATTGCCGTGGCCTTACACCTATCAAGAGGATTGGGTGCAGATACAAAAGGAATTGCAGAACATTGGATAGAAACAGCAAAAAGCCATGGTGCTAAAGAGTAA
- a CDS encoding response regulator, whose amino-acid sequence MKKILLIEDNPEMRENTSEILELSNYDVITAENGKVGIERARAKQPDLIICDIMMPELDGYGVLFALSKDPNTASIPFIFLTAKAEKSDFRRGMSHGADDYISKPFDDVELLDAIESRLKKSDIVRKHYEQSPEGFDSFISDARGMNNLDKLSENRKTRSYKKKSVLFYEGDHPNALLQIVSGKVKTYKTNEDGKEYITGIHGPGEFLGYVALLKDVPYPESAMVLEECEITLIPKEDFFSLIHSNRDVSHSFIKLLTKEVIEQEEKLLKLAYGSVRQRVAEVLLQLDKRYQQGPNERMSITRDDLAKIVGTAKETLIRTLSDFKDEKLIEIKDKNITIIDLAKLERLSH is encoded by the coding sequence ATGAAAAAGATACTACTCATAGAGGATAATCCTGAAATGCGCGAAAACACTTCAGAAATACTTGAGCTTTCAAATTATGATGTTATAACAGCCGAAAACGGTAAAGTAGGTATTGAAAGAGCAAGAGCGAAACAACCTGATTTGATTATTTGTGATATCATGATGCCTGAACTTGATGGTTACGGTGTTCTTTTTGCATTAAGCAAAGACCCTAATACAGCAAGTATTCCATTTATTTTCTTAACTGCAAAAGCAGAAAAATCAGATTTTAGAAGAGGAATGAGCCACGGTGCTGATGACTATATTTCTAAACCTTTTGATGACGTTGAACTTTTAGATGCTATTGAAAGCCGTTTAAAGAAAAGTGACATCGTAAGAAAACACTATGAACAATCTCCTGAAGGGTTTGATTCTTTTATTAGTGATGCGAGAGGCATGAATAACTTGGATAAACTTTCTGAAAATAGAAAAACACGTTCTTACAAAAAGAAAAGTGTTCTTTTTTATGAAGGAGACCATCCAAATGCTTTATTACAAATAGTAAGTGGTAAAGTAAAAACATATAAAACAAACGAAGACGGAAAAGAATACATTACAGGTATTCATGGCCCTGGAGAATTCCTTGGCTATGTTGCTTTATTAAAAGATGTACCTTACCCAGAATCTGCAATGGTTTTAGAGGAATGTGAAATCACTTTAATCCCTAAAGAAGATTTCTTCTCATTAATACACAGCAATAGAGACGTTTCTCATTCATTCATCAAATTATTAACTAAAGAGGTGATTGAACAAGAAGAAAAACTATTAAAACTTGCTTATGGATCTGTAAGACAACGTGTTGCAGAAGTCTTACTCCAATTAGACAAACGCTATCAACAAGGTCCTAACGAAAGAATGTCTATCACTAGAGATGATTTGGCTAAAATTGTTGGTACAGCAAAAGAAACTTTAATTCGTACTTTATCAGATTTTAAAGATGAAAAGTTAATAGAAATTAAAGATAAAAACATTACAATTATTGATTTAGCTAAGCTAGAACGCCTAAGTCATTAA
- the recQ gene encoding DNA helicase RecQ translates to MASTKVQTQLKDKLKEVFGYNQFRGDQEVIIQHILDRKNTFVIMPTGAGKSLCYQLPALMQEGTAIVISPLIALMKNQVDQLQALGVDASFLNSTLSKSESNRVKKETLEGKTKLLYVAPESLTKEDNIKLLRKSNISFIAIDEAHCISEWGHDFRPEYRRIKQIIEAIGDLPIIALTATATPKVRADIQKNLKMEDANIFLSSFHRDNLFYEILPKTEPKVQLIRFIRNHQNKSGIIYCLSRKKVEEVAEFLRINGVNALPYHAGMDSGQRMGNQDAFLNEDCDVIVATIAFGMGIDKPDVRFVIHYDAPKSLEGYYQETGRAGRDGLESFCMMLFSESDIAKLEKFHKDKSVTERENVHILLQEMSYYAHSSVCRTRQLLHYFGEDVEHNCNHCDNCKTKHASFNAKDQILLALKTVEETSSRFGIEHICNVLTGTKSDYVESYNHTEISTFGKGSEFDNLHWESIIRQSMINSFLSKDVENVTLIKVTEKGKKYQKEPYDLAYTQDYQWPSELEALNEEAVVTNTFDKELFDILKAKRKKVANQKGIPPYAIFQEPSLEEMATTYPTSQEELMQINGVGAGKAKKFGKPFIDIIADFVEKNEITTAKDVVVKSTVNKSKSKISIILQIDRKQDIEDIAESLKISFDDVLDEIENICDSGTKLNLDYYIDTIMDDERMDEIYEYFMQAESDDLDVAYDELDEEIGEDEIRLIRVKFLSEVAN, encoded by the coding sequence ATGGCTAGTACTAAGGTACAAACACAGTTAAAGGATAAATTAAAAGAAGTATTTGGATATAATCAGTTCAGAGGTGATCAAGAAGTGATTATTCAGCATATTCTTGATAGAAAGAATACTTTTGTAATTATGCCTACAGGTGCAGGTAAATCATTATGCTACCAGCTACCTGCTCTTATGCAAGAAGGGACAGCCATTGTTATTTCTCCTCTGATAGCTTTAATGAAAAATCAGGTGGACCAATTACAAGCACTTGGCGTGGATGCTAGTTTTTTGAACTCTACTTTAAGTAAAAGTGAATCCAATCGTGTTAAAAAAGAAACACTTGAAGGGAAAACTAAACTACTTTATGTAGCTCCAGAATCATTAACTAAAGAAGATAATATAAAACTACTTCGAAAATCAAATATTTCATTTATTGCGATAGATGAAGCACATTGTATTTCGGAATGGGGCCATGATTTTAGGCCTGAATATAGAAGAATAAAGCAAATTATAGAAGCTATTGGTGATCTACCAATTATTGCTCTTACAGCAACTGCTACTCCTAAGGTTAGGGCTGATATTCAGAAGAATCTTAAGATGGAAGATGCTAATATATTTTTATCATCTTTCCATAGAGATAACTTATTCTATGAGATTCTACCCAAAACAGAGCCTAAAGTTCAACTGATTCGTTTTATTAGAAATCATCAGAACAAATCTGGTATTATCTATTGTCTCAGTCGTAAAAAGGTAGAAGAAGTTGCAGAGTTTCTTCGTATAAATGGCGTAAATGCTTTGCCCTACCATGCAGGCATGGACTCTGGACAAAGAATGGGAAATCAAGATGCATTTCTTAACGAAGATTGCGATGTAATTGTAGCAACAATTGCCTTCGGTATGGGTATTGATAAACCCGATGTTCGTTTTGTAATTCACTACGATGCTCCTAAATCTTTAGAAGGTTACTACCAAGAAACTGGTCGTGCCGGAAGAGATGGGTTAGAATCTTTCTGTATGATGCTTTTTAGTGAAAGTGATATAGCTAAACTAGAAAAATTCCATAAAGACAAATCTGTTACAGAAAGAGAAAATGTTCATATTCTATTACAAGAAATGAGTTATTATGCTCATTCATCTGTTTGTAGAACTCGTCAGCTACTCCATTATTTTGGAGAAGATGTAGAACACAACTGTAACCATTGCGATAACTGTAAAACTAAACACGCATCTTTTAACGCAAAAGATCAGATTCTTTTAGCACTTAAAACTGTAGAAGAAACTTCATCAAGATTTGGTATAGAACACATTTGTAATGTACTTACTGGTACTAAATCTGATTATGTAGAAAGTTATAACCATACAGAAATAAGCACTTTTGGTAAAGGAAGCGAATTTGATAATCTACACTGGGAGTCTATTATTAGACAATCAATGATTAACAGTTTCTTGTCAAAAGATGTTGAAAATGTTACTTTAATTAAGGTAACTGAAAAAGGCAAAAAGTATCAGAAAGAACCGTATGATTTAGCTTATACGCAAGATTATCAGTGGCCATCAGAATTAGAAGCTCTAAACGAAGAAGCTGTTGTAACTAACACTTTTGATAAAGAGTTATTCGATATTTTAAAAGCGAAAAGGAAAAAAGTTGCAAACCAGAAAGGAATACCTCCTTATGCTATTTTCCAAGAGCCTTCTTTAGAAGAAATGGCTACTACTTATCCTACATCTCAGGAAGAATTAATGCAAATTAATGGTGTTGGTGCTGGTAAAGCTAAAAAATTTGGTAAACCTTTTATTGATATTATTGCTGACTTTGTTGAGAAAAATGAAATTACAACAGCAAAAGATGTTGTTGTAAAATCTACTGTCAATAAGTCAAAATCAAAAATATCTATCATACTTCAGATCGACCGAAAACAAGACATTGAAGACATAGCAGAATCTTTAAAGATTTCTTTCGATGATGTTCTTGATGAAATTGAAAATATATGTGATTCTGGTACCAAATTAAATCTTGATTATTATATAGATACGATCATGGATGATGAAAGAATGGATGAAATTTATGAATATTTCATGCAAGCTGAATCAGATGATTTAGACGTAGCTTATGATGAACTAGATGAAGAAATTGGTGAAGATGAAATTAGATTAATTCGCGTTAAATTCTTATCGGAAGTTGCGAACTAA
- a CDS encoding PAS domain-containing sensor histidine kinase, whose protein sequence is MSDIFNKEGDTLSTLFNAASQGIVICNRKGKIIAINPMAVAIFGYEGDELIDADLETLLPDSLKKSHKELRDNYIKDPKTRPMGLGKEFIAQKKNGTVFYVEVSISHLQIENEFHVAAFVHDISKRKEIELQVLEQRQLLEYYADYAPAAIAMLDRDYNYLVASNRWSQTLFTKSSDIIGSNLAGTTKFKPEWYEIFDHVLKGEKSGTKLDYIQRKDNQNIWIEWEAHPWYNNDQEISGIILFAEDVTERIENESKVKQYMQELILKNRELEDFAYVSSHDLQEPLRKIRAFGDRLQRKEKDNLSEKGQDYIDRMLNSAERMQQLISDLLRFSRISSKAKPFVSIDLNNVLTDVISDLEIAINESGADLRTVELPTIKGDETQMRQLFQNLISNAIKFRKSDQHPIISINLEKNQSKQNEISIIFKDNGIGFDEKYNERIFQIFQRLEGRKYDGSGIGLAICKKIAQRHGGDITAKSEKGAGAEFTVKLRIDMEED, encoded by the coding sequence ATGTCAGATATATTTAACAAAGAAGGCGACACCTTATCAACCCTTTTTAATGCTGCATCACAAGGGATAGTAATATGTAATAGAAAAGGGAAAATAATAGCTATTAACCCAATGGCTGTAGCTATTTTTGGATACGAAGGTGATGAACTTATCGATGCAGACTTAGAAACTCTTTTACCAGATTCTTTAAAAAAATCGCATAAAGAATTAAGAGATAATTATATTAAAGACCCTAAAACCAGACCAATGGGATTAGGGAAAGAATTTATTGCTCAAAAAAAGAATGGTACTGTTTTTTATGTTGAAGTAAGCATTAGCCATCTTCAAATCGAAAATGAATTTCATGTCGCCGCTTTTGTGCATGATATTTCTAAAAGAAAAGAAATTGAACTACAAGTATTAGAACAAAGACAACTTTTAGAATATTATGCGGATTATGCTCCTGCTGCTATTGCAATGCTAGATAGGGATTATAATTATTTAGTTGCAAGTAATAGATGGAGTCAGACTCTTTTTACTAAATCTTCTGATATTATTGGTTCAAACCTTGCTGGAACAACTAAATTTAAGCCAGAATGGTACGAGATTTTTGATCACGTATTAAAGGGTGAAAAGTCTGGTACTAAACTAGATTATATTCAACGAAAAGATAATCAAAACATATGGATTGAATGGGAAGCACACCCTTGGTACAACAATGATCAAGAAATCAGTGGTATCATTCTATTTGCAGAAGATGTAACGGAAAGAATTGAAAATGAAAGCAAGGTAAAACAATACATGCAAGAGCTCATTTTAAAAAATAGAGAACTTGAAGATTTTGCTTATGTAAGCTCTCATGACTTGCAAGAACCTCTAAGGAAAATTAGAGCATTTGGCGACAGGTTACAGAGAAAAGAAAAAGACAACCTTTCTGAAAAAGGACAAGATTATATAGATAGAATGCTGAACTCTGCTGAGCGAATGCAACAACTTATCTCTGACCTTCTCCGTTTTTCTAGAATCTCTTCTAAAGCAAAACCATTTGTATCTATAGACTTAAATAATGTGTTAACGGATGTTATTTCCGATCTTGAAATTGCAATTAATGAATCTGGTGCAGATCTTCGTACTGTTGAATTACCAACAATAAAAGGTGATGAGACACAAATGAGACAATTGTTCCAGAATTTAATCTCAAATGCTATTAAATTTAGGAAAAGTGATCAGCACCCTATCATTTCAATTAACTTAGAAAAAAATCAAAGTAAACAGAACGAAATTTCCATTATTTTTAAAGACAATGGAATTGGTTTTGATGAAAAATATAATGAGCGAATTTTTCAAATTTTCCAACGCTTAGAAGGACGAAAATATGATGGCTCTGGTATTGGACTCGCAATTTGCAAAAAAATTGCTCAACGACATGGTGGTGATATTACTGCCAAAAGTGAAAAGGGTGCTGGTGCAGAATTTACGGTTAAGTTACGAATAGATATGGAGGAGGATTAA